ATCCTCCTCCGCCCCACTGCCGACCCGGCCGGCGCACGACGCAACGCCGATGCATTCAGTGGCAGCAGGAATCCATCCACTGCATCCCCGGCAAACCTCCCTGTGCTCCATTGCGCAGGCGTCGTCCGGGTGTCCGTCAAGGGCGAGGTTTGTTGCTCTCTGATAAAATTGTACTACTAGGAAAATGTGATATCCTTGCACATCGGTTTCAACTTTCAAGTTTACCAATTCGATGTACTGCTGTGCAAGTTATCTTTATGAGGGTGTGATTAGTCGATAGTCGGGCTTAATTACTTGCagtttactactccctccgccCCGAATTACTTCGTGTCTAGAACTCTTAGATACATCCGTATcaaaacaaatctaagacaagtaatttgggacggaggtaatactagttttgaaagaaaaaggaaaatccaAGTCGAGAGAAAAGTTCATGTGCTGAACTTTTTATTTGATATAGGTTGAACCACAGCTTACATACACGACGAACATAGATTTACTTGTGAAATGGAAGACGATCCACGACATAACACGATTTCTATCGAGAaaaggtaaagcattaagtaaagGAAACTAGTCTTAGGTCATCCTGCAGCAGCAACATCTGAGCAATATTAAATGTTTGCAGTTTTTGCTCAACCCTGCAGTGCTGAAAATGCATCTTTGATTGCGGTGACCTCAACGTAAACATCCTGCATTGAGGGACGATATTTGGGTGTCTCTGCAGCGCACATGAGGCCAATCTTAACGAGCTTGATTAATAAAATTGTACTACTAGGAAAATGTGATATCCTTGCACATCGGTTTCAACTTTCAAGTTTATTTGACAATTCAATGTACCACTGTACAATTTGTCTGGTTAAGGGTGTGATTAGTCCATAGTTGGGCTTAAGTACTTGCAGTTTACTACGTACTAGAAATTCAGAAAGAAAAATATAAGTAAAAACCCAACTCGAAAGAAAATTTCCTATGCTGAAccttttatttgattttatttgagatAGAAGTAGGTTGAACCACAGTTTACATACGCGACCAACATAGATTTACTTGTAAAATGGAGGACGATCCACAACATAACACGATTTCTGTCGAGAAAAATATAGCATTATGTAAAGTAAACTATCCTTAGGTCATCCTGCAGCAGCAACATCTGGGCAAATAGAAAATGATTCTACTTTTGCTCAACCCTGCAGTGCTGAAAATGCTTCTTTGATTGCGGTGACCTCAATGTAAACGTCCTGCATCGAGGGGCGATATTTGGGTGTCTCCGCAGTGCACATGAGGCCAATCTTAACGAGCTCGATGATACAGCTCATTCCAGCCATTTGCTGATGATTTTCTTGGTTTGGACTACTTGCTGCTTCTTCATCTTGGTCCCCATAATAAGGAATGATTCTCGGATCTAGAATCTCACCAATCTTTTTAGGAAATGATTTTTCCACAAAATTGTAAAGGCTCAGGCCATCTTTAAACATCTCATCAGTTGGACGCTTCCCTGTGAGCATTTCTAAGACGATGATTCCAAAGCTGTAAACATCACCCTCAGTGGAGATTTTGCTCCCAAAGCCATATTCTGCAATATATATAGTATTGAAATCATTAATTAACACAAAAGAACTCGAACACAAGAATCAAAAGATTTCTAGGGAAACTAAAGTCAATTTTTCATAGGGCCTCTAAGATATTTGCCCAATATATATATCCTATATAAAGGAATTGTTACCTGGTGCAATGTATCCAACTGATCCTCTTGGTCCAACTAAGCTTGTAGAACCATCAATCCTTGAAGTATAACTGTGTATGAACTTAGTCAACCCGAAGTCACCAACACATGCGCCCATGACATCATCCAGAAGGACATTGCTTGGCTTCAGATCACAGTGTGTCATAGGAGGCATGCATTGGTTATGCAGGTAATCCAAAGCAGCTGCTATGTCCACTGCTATTGCTATTCTTGAACTCAAGGACAAGGGCCTTTTCAGATGTTGCTCGTGGAGTGTTGGATGGAGCCAACTTTCAAGGTTGCCATTAACCATATATTCAAGGAGAAGAGCTTTGAACTCATGTCCTGTCAGATCACTCGTCGAGCATACAGTGATCACCCTTACAAGATTACGATGACGAGTGTTTTTGAGTGCCTGACATTCAGCAACGAAGCTTTTCGTCGCCCCAGGCTGATCAAGTTTGAAAACTTTGATAGCAACTGCATCTTCTTCAGACTCAATTCTACCTTTGTATACGGACCCATACTTTCCTGAACCAACCAAGTTGGCTAATGAGAAACCATTTGTTGCTTTCACTAAGTCAGCATATGTGAACTTCTTTAACTCCTCAAAGGATGGATAATCTTCTTGTTTgactttctttctcttcttcaagAAAATGACTCCAAAACATGATAACATCACTAAGGCAAGAACAGAAAGTCCTACTATATTCGCAATGTTGGATCTATGCCTTTGTTGAGAGGCAGCTGTGTGGCAAAGTGGCAAACTCAATAGTGGCGAGACAGCACACAACTCTTTGTTCCCTTGGACGAACACCTTGCTTGCATTTTGGAAGATCCCACCAGTTGGCATGGGCCCCTCCAGGTTGTTGAATGACAAATTGAGAAGTGACATGGAGCTGAAAGCCTCAAAGAAGTCTGGAACTTGACCAGACAAGTTGTTTCGAGAAAGGTCCATGTCACTGATGCCTTTCAATGCAGCGAAAGATTGAGGGATTCGCCCATCAAGTAGATTCCCTTCCAGGTGGAGGGACTCTAAATGGAGGCACTCGCCTAGAGTTGAGGGAATTTCTCCAATCAACAGGTTGTTGGAAATATCGAGGGGGGAAAGGTTGATTAATTTGCCAATCTCCACTGGTATATGCCCAGAGAGTTTGTTGCGAGAGAGATCAAGACCTTCAGAAAGTGTGGAAACAGTAAATAGTTCTTTTGGTATTGTTCCATCAAATGAGTTGCAAGAGAGGTTTAGGGTGTGTAACTTATTGCACTCTGCTAAAGCTACTGGGATGGGTCCACTCAAATTATTTTGATGCAAATAGAGCTCACTTAGTTGGCCGAGGTTATGAATTGAAAGTGGGATTTGGCCAGATAGCTTGTTTCCTGATAAGCTTAGAACGAACAAGTTTGAAAGGTTTCCAAGTGAGTCAGGAAGGGTTCCAGTAAGCAGATTGTGCTCCATGTAAAGAAGTTTGAGGCTACTAAGGTTCCCTATCTCATGTGGTATGGTGCCAGATATTTTATTCGCTGTCAACAATAGAGATTCTAAGCTTTTTGGAAGATTGCCTATGGACTTTGGCAGTTCACCTTGTAGGTTGTTCGCGTCTAAGCGTAAAATAGCCAGCTTTGTACAACTGGCGAGCGAGTGGAGGAAAGTCCAGTCTCCAGCTTCGAGTTGGTTCTTGCCTAGATCTAGTTCAGTTAAGTCGGGCAAAGACCCAAAATAAGGAACAATACCATGGAATGCATTGTCACGGAGATTAATTCTCTGAAGATTTGTGGTCTCAGCCATTGAAGTGGGAATACGACCTCCGAATCTGTTTCCCTGAACAATGAATGCCTGGATGTTTGGAAGGGTGTGGccaatattttctggaatttctccTGTTAAGATGTTATTGCCCATGCCAAGGTATTTGAGTGTCGATATATCATAGAGAGAGCCTGGAACGACTCCTGATAAGTTGTTGTTAGTCAGATCTAATTTTTCCAAGCATGGGATTTTACTTAAACTCCATGGAATGTTGCCTTGCAAGTGATTCCCTGCAAGCAAAAGCTCAAGAAGGGAAGAAGAGTTCCCAACAGAGGAAGGTATTTTTCCTGTGATATTATTGAATGATAGGGACAGAGTTTGCAATGGCGAGGTGGGTGAGAAAGGTGGAATTGATCCAAAGAAATTATTTCCGTTTAATATTATGATTTCAAGAGATGAGCTGTTGAAGAGAGAAGGAGGTACCTCTCCATCGAGGTCATTGCTTCCCAATTCCAGCCATCCAAGTGATGAACTATTTGCTAAGAGAGGCGGGATGCCCCCAGTTAGGCTGTTGTTTGCCAGCACAACAAAGTAGAGTGATGGGCTGCTTCCAAGTGAGTAAGGAATACTGCCCGTCAACTTGTTGCCAGGAACGTACAGAGCATAAAGCTTAGGAAGCATGCCGAACCCATCTGGAATGCTTCCATTGAGCTTGTTATCGAGTAAGATGTCTGTGAGATTTAAACAGTTGGTCAAACCTAGAGGTATCTCCCCCTGGAGGGAGTTACTTCCGAGATCAATAGTCTGAAGGCTAGAACAGGTAGAAAGAGAGTTCGGTATTACGCCAGCAAGATTGTTATTTGGAAGGGAGAGCTGAGCAAGGTGACGCAGATGACCTACCTCAGGCGGGATCCCACCATTCAGCAGGTTATCCTGGAGGTTGATTCTTGCGAGGAAAGTGAGATTACCAATGCAGGGTGGTATCTGGCCATTCAGGCCTAGCGATTCAAGGTCAAGTGCTGTGACACGAGATGCGTGCTTCTTGCCACAGGTGACACCAGGCCAACTGTAATACTGGAGGGTATTGTTCCACGAGGCGAGGACTTCGGTATTGTTAGAAAGGTGGTTCTTGAGACAAAGGAGTGCCTGGAAGTCCTTACCAGATTCATCACCCAGCAGGGTGCCATCTAATGAAGAAGAAGGGGCAAAAGAGGTCAAGAAAGTGAGGAGGACGGTGGCTGTGAAGAGTGATGAACTGAGAGTCCCTACAGGTACAGGAGCCATCTGTGTGCTACCGCCGTTGTGGATGTTGCTACCGAGTTTTGCTCTCCTACAGATTTCAGCAGTAGCAGTGAGCATGTGCATATTTATAAGGGGGCTAGCTTGGAAACCTGCCTTCTCTGCACCTCTCATCCAAACATCTCATATGGAAGATTGAAGATAAAAAAAACAATCTCAACTACGTTCCACGCCAGCCCTTGGAACGTGGACTGGTCTTCTCGTGCACAGCGATTTAACCGTCTCAACTACGTTCTGTCATCTTTTGAAGGAAAGAAAACACAAATCTATTGCCACTGAGGAGTCACTGCTGCCGTTCAATCACATGTTTTTTTCTCTTTCCGTGTTCCTCTTCACTTGCTATTATCCTGCCACTGCTTTGGTATTCTTTTTTGGATAGGTCTTAGATTTATAATACCTTCTTCCAATGTTAATGAAAAGCATGCTGTCTGCCTTTTTGCCCACAGAATTTTTTTGACACAATGAATAGCCAGAATAGGTCTATTAGATTCGTCGGTTAAAAATATGTGTTTCATATCTCGTTTATCTACCTGATACTATTAACCCTGCACGTTGACTAATCTAATTGGAACGTGAAGAAAAAAACAGTTACCTTGAATTTACAAGTACAACTTAATTGTGCATGTTTTCTAAAAACTAAAAGAAAGCACTGTTATATACTTTTTGTTTCAACGGCAATAATGGTTGTGTTATTATTTTCACTACATCCTTGTGTTTTTCCTGTGGCTCACCGAAACAATATCTGTTACATTCTCGTATTTTGAATTTCCGTAGGATTTTCCAACACGTTATGATATCTAAATTCTACGCTTTTCAATTCCTGAGATGGATTCTgagtcttttttccttttcttttcacaGCTAGAAATCCGTTTCTTGTTTTTGCTGTCTGCGACTGGCTGATGGCGACATAAAGTAGTACCGGACATATGGTGGTTATTTTTTCCGGATTTTCGCCTGCAGCAGTTAACGTAGCGGAGAGACTAATTCAACTTTGGAGGGACTCAAAATTTTGCAAGCAGTCCCGGTCTAGGTTTGGCAGTATAGAAGCCTCGCCATGGCCTCCTCCCAACTCCCATCACTACAACTTCAGCTTCTCCCCCTGATTTTTAATGCACCAAGCGTGCAAGACTCGAGGCTCTGGAAAAAAGATGTCCCGAAAGGCGAGCACTTGCCGTATACCAACTCAGCTGCTCACGATCCAACTCATTCTGCTAGTTTTCTTGATTGGTGGCAGCCTCCCCAGCACAGCAAGAGCTTATCTTCTTGGTGTGAGGAGCGTACACTACCGCCCGAATCCCCTTGATAAATCGGGAAACTGTGAGTATAGTAGTATACTGAAGTCATTACTAACAGCAATCAAATTGTGAGTAGGAGCATGTGAAGGGTATTGCTATCCCGTTCTGACCTCTTGTTGAATGCTTATCAACTAGTATTTCCTTTTACCATTTCTGCAGTAAATCCTCATGGCGAACCAGAAACCGCTGGAGCAAATCCTCGTGGTTCCCGAAGGGTCCCTTGGGACACAAGAAATCACAAGCACAGAGGCTGAGAAGCGTGGACGCAGTGAGACAAAGGGATTAGTTGATGGGCGTGCTACTTGTACTTGTGAGCTATGCAGCTTGTTAAACAAAGTTTATATGCAACTAGTCATTTCTGTTGGGCAGTTGGGCAGTTGGGCAGGCAAAAAACCATCATCTACACTTTGTTTGGTTGCTTGCATATAGGCTGCCTGCATTAGGGGAGTATTTTCTGCCTGCTGTTTGGTTGCGTGCATTGGCTTGGCAGATGGAAGTGCCCGGTGTTTGGTTGCATACATGCAACGTGAGTAGGAGTTAATACCTACACATGACACACTTAGTTAGAGTAGAGTTCTAGGCAGTGTGCTCGTGATGGCGATATCAGTGTAGGCCAAGAACGAGGTGACCGAAAGGAACTACGCTGGCGGACCCGGTAAACACAAGCAACTAGTTCGCAGCGACATCGTCGGACTCGGTGTCGTGGCCACCGTCCACCACCGCAGGCTCGTTCATGCGGAACGCTGGCCTCTTTGGGTGCCCGTGCCGTGCCACGCTCGCGTCACGCGCGTGCTGCTCACTGGTCAGTGCTCGCCCCCGCCTATTGCGTCGTAGCTAGCTCATGAGCCCACGCCATCTTTGCTCTTGCGCGCTTGTACCTTTTCTAAGCGATTGCACGCAGAAGGccaaaattccagaaaatgaaaaAAGAGAAGCAGCCCACAGAGGAAGCAATATGCGCATTTATAACCCCTAAAAACACGTATGCACAGTTGAGATCACCTCTATTCACCCCTCAAAAAAGATCTCATCTAATCCAACCTGCTCCTGCGTTCGAGGCTGCCGCCGGCCACCGATCGCCTGCTTGATCGTCTAATCTCTTCGTCGAGAAGGGTAGGGGATATGCAAGCGCCTCGTGTTGATCTCCGATGCATTCTGGCCGGCCAGCCGCACGAATGAACTCGACCAAACTATAAAAACGGTTAGTCTATTTTTAGCATCACATTCATTTGCGTCTTTCAAATCGTACAATTGTAGTCGTAGGAAATTTCGATCTTTGATATTGTCTCATAAATCAAATTTTGAATTAATAGCGATATAATTTTTGACTATCTATAGGGCCTGTTTGGATCAGAGCCCTGAAGTGACCGACCAAACATTTGGCATTGatgagcgtgatagccactgtttGGTTTGTGATCCAATTATATGGGTCTCCCAGCCCCGTTACCTCATCCCGTTTACATAACCAAAAAATTTTGAGGCGTTGATGGTCTTTCCCTCCACCAAAATTTTGAGTGATGTTGGTTAGTTGGGTGAATACAACACATATGAAATCGAACCAAGATTTTCCAATATGTAGTAATGTACTAGCCCAACctcgcgcggcggcacgccgcgcccgtCTATAACTTTGTGCTACATACAATTGCTGAGATAAACAGTGTAAGCTATTATAATGATATAAAATGATAGGTGGCAAAAAAACTACGACATAGTGCACCACTCAAATGCATGCATGGTGTATACGGGTCAACAAAAGTTGATCGTATGGGCTGTATCACAATGTTGAATATTGAATAAACAGAAACTTGACATTGGATCTATAAATTTTTCTTTTCAACATAAAACTTTTCGATCTGATAAAAATGGAATTAGTACTATAATGAGTTATATGTATTGTAGACACCAGACGAAGCAATGGTTTATCCAAACTTCAAAAATAAAAATCTATTTTTTAATCTGTTTGTGAGAAAGCGTGAAGAGAGCCAAGAGACTTTAATTTTGGATTTCAACAATAAGAAATAAGAAAGAATTTTACGAATTGTACAGACGAATTCGAATTAGCCAATAAATCGGCTATCGTCTTTTCAATATAAATTATTGCAATATCAATGAATTACAAATACAAAAATTCATTTAAGTGAAAAAGAATACTATGCAATAATCTACTAAAAATGGATATTGTATTTCTCATATGTTCGCCTCATAAACACCGATGATCGAGCACTGGAAAACATAATATTACGCGCCGGCCCCTCCGGTGATCAACTCATAAATCAGAAAGATACATACATATAACGATTGCACATGTCAAAATCCAGACAAGAATTGGGTCAGACACAAATCATCTCATGGACCAGTACCTTCTCGGCACTGCTCGCAGATTCGCCTACTGAATACCAGCCTCGTGTGCTTTCCCGCACGTCTCCCACTTGTACCATCTAGGGTATAGAGCATCCAGGGCAGTACGATGGTAGTGTGAGGCGTGCTCGCTACCGATACAGCGAGCAGTCATCTCAAAGATCAGTACCTTATCGGCACTGCTCGCAGATTCGTCTTCTGAATACCAGCTCTGTGTGCTTTCCTACACGACTCCCACTTGTGCCACCTAGGGCATAGAGCATCTAGGGCAGTATACCATGGTAGGGTAGGGCGTGCTCGCTACCGATGCAGCGAGCAGTCACCTCAGAGACCAGTAGCTTGTTCGCACTGCTCGAAGATTCGCTTTTTGAACACCGGTGAACAATGTTGGTGAACCTCGCCCATCATACACCGAGTTCAAGCTAAGGTATGTATGTATCTATCCTATGGTTTTTAAGCTTCTTCTTGCCCCTCATATCTCTATTTTCTGTCTCCGTCCCTGGGGGTGGGCAATGCAGTCAAGGGCGAGGGCGTAGAGCAGGATGGGTTGCCGGAGCTCGCGGTTGGATGCGGCGGACCTGATGCTCGCGCGGGGGACCGCCGTGCTGCGCTTGTGGTTGCGCGCCGCCTACTTCCGCGCGCTCCCGCGGGTGGCGGACACGCTCGCGCGGTTCGAGCACGAGCAccatgccgcctcgccgcccgggtCGCTTGTGCTCACGCTGCCCCCCTTCGACCATGACGAGCCCAAGAAGCCCAGCGCCTCTCAACTTCCACCATGACGCCTCCGACTCTGATCCCGACTCCGCTGCCGACTGCGCTTGCGATTACCCCGGGCACGGACATAGCGTCCGCGGCGCGATCCCATCGCCGACTGGAGTACCCCAAAAGCGTCACATCCCAGAGCCTGGAGCGGCCAGGCCGGCCATGCCATGGCAGGGCAGGCCCGCCATGCCCTGGGATGGCTGAGGATCTGGCGAGACGAAGTCctcaggctgcgccggccggcgAGCCCCTGCAACGCGTCGCTATTCCCCGgctcgtccccctcctcctgttctcctctctctcccctgcttcttcttcctctgctcctctCCACACAGGACGCCATGGCCGCCCTCGAAGGTCACCTCGCCTCTACGGTTGATGAAACTAGGAATCGATTTCCTAAATGGAATCATGACATCAAGGTGCATCTTTTTTTATAGaccttagagcatcttcagccgttcggTCCTCAAGGCGTCGAAAAAGAGCCGTCTGGAGGCGAGCCGACGCTAGATTGACCCCTGGGGACGACCTAGCTCCCGGTCGTCGGCCCACAGGTCGCCCCGGGTTTAGCGACGCCCGTACAAAATATATGAAAACTCGGCGTTTTTTTGCACGAACTCGGCGAAATTTTATTaaaatttattaaaaaaaatacaAAACACATGCAAACTACACCTTGACAACGCCTAAACTACGCCTAGCCGCCATCGCCATTGCCGTCGCCGCCGTCTACATGCCAAGgagcctgtagaagcgggtgtagtcgccgccgtcgtcgtcgtcgtcgtcgcgcagCTTGCTTGGGCCGGCGCGGTCCTTGCTGTAGCCCTGACCCGGGTCGCCGAGGCGCGGTGGTGCGCTGGACGGCCCGGCCTcgccctcctcgtcgctgtcgagtaCGATGACGCTGCCTTCCTCGCGACCGCGGCGGGGGCCGCCATCTCAACGTGCTCCGGCTTCACCGGGAGCAGCCCCGGCTCCGGCTTCGGCCAGACCAGGCAGTAGGATCCGCGCGGGGAGGATCGGGGCGGAGCggcctcgttgatgacgagggcgccgctgcggGTGCGGCGCCGGAGCGGCTTCTCCTCCGGCTCGGGTTTGACGGGGCGGAGCGGGGCCGGCGAGCTggagcccgacgacgaggacgattgagggagtcctggattatggggtcctcggacagccggactatatatccCTTGGCCGTACtgttggaatatgaagatacaagattgaagacttcgtcccgtgtccgggtgggactctcctttacgtgaaACTCAAGCTtgacaattcggatatgtagatctcctcccttgtaaccgactctgtgtaaccctagccccctccggcgtctatataaaccggagggtttagtctgtaggacaacaacaatcataccataggctagcttctagggtttagcctatccaatctcgtggtagatcaactcttgtaatactcatatcatcaagatcaatcaagcaggaagtagggtatttgaaggaaatatgccctagaggcaataataaagttattatttatttccttatatcatgataaaagtttattattcatgctagaattgtattaaccggaaacataatacatgtgtgaatacatagacaaacagagtgtcactaatatgcctctacttgactagctcgttaatcaaagatggttatgtttcctaaccatggaaaaagagttgtcatttgattaacgggatcgcatcattagttgaatgatctgattgacatgacccattccattagcttagcacccgatcgtttagtatgttgctattgctttcttcatgacttatacatgttcctatgactatgagattatgcaactcccgtttgccggaggaacactttgtgtgctaccaaacgtcacaacgtaactgggtgattataaaggagctctacaggtgtcttca
The sequence above is drawn from the Triticum aestivum cultivar Chinese Spring chromosome 7A, IWGSC CS RefSeq v2.1, whole genome shotgun sequence genome and encodes:
- the LOC123148077 gene encoding probable LRR receptor-like serine/threonine-protein kinase At3g47570, producing MAPVPVGTLSSSLFTATVLLTFLTSFAPSSSLDGTLLGDESGKDFQALLCLKNHLSNNTEVLASWNNTLQYYSWPGVTCGKKHASRVTALDLESLGLNGQIPPCIGNLTFLARINLQDNLLNGGIPPEVGHLRHLAQLSLPNNNLAGVIPNSLSTCSSLQTIDLGSNSLQGEIPLGLTNCLNLTDILLDNKLNGSIPDGFGMLPKLYALYVPGNKLTGSIPYSLGSSPSLYFVVLANNSLTGGIPPLLANSSSLGWLELGSNDLDGEVPPSLFNSSSLEIIILNGNNFFGSIPPFSPTSPLQTLSLSFNNITGKIPSSVGNSSSLLELLLAGNHLQGNIPWSLSKIPCLEKLDLTNNNLSGVVPGSLYDISTLKYLGMGNNILTGEIPENIGHTLPNIQAFIVQGNRFGGRIPTSMAETTNLQRINLRDNAFHGIVPYFGSLPDLTELDLGKNQLEAGDWTFLHSLASCTKLAILRLDANNLQGELPKSIGNLPKSLESLLLTANKISGTIPHEIGNLSSLKLLYMEHNLLTGTLPDSLGNLSNLFVLSLSGNKLSGQIPLSIHNLGQLSELYLHQNNLSGPIPVALAECNKLHTLNLSCNSFDGTIPKELFTVSTLSEGLDLSRNKLSGHIPVEIGKLINLSPLDISNNLLIGEIPSTLGECLHLESLHLEGNLLDGRIPQSFAALKGISDMDLSRNNLSGQVPDFFEAFSSMSLLNLSFNNLEGPMPTGGIFQNASKVFVQGNKELCAVSPLLSLPLCHTAASQQRHRSNIANIVGLSVLALVMLSCFGVIFLKKRKKVKQEDYPSFEELKKFTYADLVKATNGFSLANLVGSGKYGSVYKGRIESEEDAVAIKVFKLDQPGATKSFVAECQALKNTRHRNLVRVITVCSTSDLTGHEFKALLLEYMVNGNLESWLHPTLHEQHLKRPLSLSSRIAIAVDIAAALDYLHNQCMPPMTHCDLKPSNVLLDDVMGACVGDFGLTKFIHSYTSRIDGSTSLVGPRGSVGYIAPEYGFGSKISTEGDVYSFGIIVLEMLTGKRPTDEMFKDGLSLYNFVEKSFPKKIGEILDPRIIPYYGDQDEEAASSPNQENHQQMAGMSCIIELVKIGLMCTAETPKYRPSMQDVYIEVTAIKEAFSALQG